The DNA sequence CGATTGCCCATGAGTGAAAGCGAGTATAAGGCTAATCGTATAACAAATAGCTCCTTGTTAATGTGGGTTTTTCCTGCATTAGCAGGGAGCTTATCAAATGTAAAGTGCGAAACAACTCCATTATGTAAAAAAGAACAATACTCATTATTAGGAGACAAACTTTCGTAGAGCAAAAATCCACCTTCAACCCTGGCTGCGCCTGAGTGAAAGCAAGGTGAGATAGATCGATTCCTTTTTAATTCATGTCATATCATAAAACGAGTTCATCATTAAAAGAAGCCACTAGTGAGACTCCAGCGGCAAAGAAATCACGACGTCTTCAGGACCGCTTCGTCAAAATACTACGCTTTCCGCGGGCACGGCTTCAGCTTCCTCGGAAAGCAAGCTTTCCTGCGGGATCTTCAGCTCGCGCTGTTCCCGCAGGAGTCTACGTATTTTGACTTCGCTGATGTATGTTTCTCCGTACATTGTTTTTATTTTGTCCTGGTCTCATAATAACGAGTCAGAAAGCGTGTTAAGACGTACTGCTTACCAATCAAGACAAGTATGTGCATCGTTTCATGCAAAGTTACATCACCGAGTGCAGTATTGATGCAGTGGTTAACGAATGTTTAGATAACTTGGACAGTGTGAAATCACCTTCAACGCTGGCAGTGCTTTAGTGAAAGCAAGGTGAGATAGATCGATTGATTGACAGAACAGCTCCTGCTGTATTCAGTAACTATAAAGGAAGCGTGTCTGCCAAATGTAAGGTACAAAAGTTGAGTTAAGTAATCCTTACTGCCCATCACCGCTCAAGATACCCACCCATTTTTCCAGCACGACCATCTGCTGCGTTGACCGACCTCAAAATCTATGTCGTCTTTAATAAAACTGCAATTCCTGAAATTGACTCGGGCGACTGTTAAATCAATGTCAACCCCCGAGTTGTGGTGAATGGACTAAATCCAGAAATTATCGGAAATAAATACATCAAAAAGATGGCGAAGATGTGACGCTTTCTAAAGAGATTACAAGAGAAAGACTACTTCTCTTGTAATCCGTGATGTAATGCGTCAAGATGGGTAGAGTGGGATTGTAGTGTCTTTATCATGGCGCCATGATTCTTTACCTATAAATATTGTCAAATTAAACATAATAAAACGACTATAACTTTGGGCTATATTGCTCGGACTGGAGATTTCATGGCATCAGAACGCAGTGCATTAACGAAGGCTGTTGCCGCCTTTGCAAAACCGCGCACGAAAAGCAGTATATGGCAAATGATAAATACCATTCTTCCTTTTCTCGTTTTATGGTATTTGGCGTATCAAAGTTTAGCGATTTCCTATTGGCTTACTCTCGGCATTTGTGTGGTTGCTGCTGGCTTTTTCGTAAGGATATTTATCCTATTTCACGATTGCTGTCACTACGCTTTTTTCAAACAGAGGCGTGTCAATGCAATTGTTGGCACTGTTACGGGCATTATAACATTTTTCCCATATCGTGGATGGCAGCGAGATCATTCGGTGCATCATGCGACAAGTAGTAACTTAGACCAGAGAGGTACAGGGGATATTTGGGTATTGACCGTCGATGAATATATCCAATCATCCTTTATTAAAAGGTTTGGTTATCGTCTGTATCGTAATCCAATTATCATGTTTGGCTTGGGTCCAATCGTTAGCTTTCTTATTATGAATCGAATCAACAAAAAAGGGACGAAGTGGCGTGTGCGGTCGAGCACGTATCTGACAAATGCTGCAATGGTTGTCGTCGTAACGATTCTTTGTTTGACAATTGGTTGGAAAGCCTTTTTACTCGTCCATGGCCCGATTTTTTATATTGCGGGTGTGATTGGAATATGGTTGTTTTATGTACAGCATCAATTCGAGGACACGTACTTTGAAAAAGAAGACAAATGGAGCTATGTGAAAGCTGCTGTAGAAGGAAGCTCCTATTATAAGTTGCCTAAGATTTTACAATGGGTCACAGGGAATATTGGTTTCCATCACATCCATCATTTAAGCCCAAGGGTCCCAAATTATTTTCTTGAAAAGGCGCATAATCATATTCCTGCTCTTCAGCATGTCACTACTATAACGCTACGAACAAGCCTTCAATCACTGCGTTTTCGATTGTGGGATCAATCACAAAATCGCTTTGTAGGCTTTCGTGATATTAAACATCTCCTGAAACCAAGGACGAACAGCCCGTTGTGAGCATTCTACAATAAATGCCTTTCGTAGAGTCATTGTTCCTGCGAGAATACGTTATCAAATAAAGGCATTAGTTGATCAAACATCCATCCACCTGCGTCTTATTGACAAAGGGGATGGATGTTTTGTATGATGTTCCTAACGACCATTAGGTAGGTGATGATATTGACCGCAGATCAAATCTTAAAAGTTGCTCAAGATCATTTTGCGCGGAACGGTTATGAAGGAGCTACATTAAGCGCGATTGCAAAGGATGTAGGGATTAAAAAACCATCGTTATATGCTCATTTTAGCGGGAAAGAGGATATCTTCCTGCACGTTATAAAAAAAGTCTTCCAACGAGAAAGCAACTTGTTAAAAACGTACCTTGCTGATATAGAGAAGCCGATGGATGAGCATTTGCATGGTCTACTTGAACAGCAACAGACAAAATTTGAAAACAGCAGTGAATTTACTTTCCTGCTTAGAATGTCGTATTTCCCTCCACAATCGCTGTTGGAGGAAGTTTTTGATTTAATTGACCCTTTCTTTGCCTCTTTTGAGCAGTATTTAGTGACTTATTTTGATGTTATGCGTCAGCGCAATGACATCAAGCAGACCAGACCTGTGGATGCAGCTGCTGCCTTTTTAACACTCTATGATGGGTTGACGATTGAGTTGGTGTATGGAGTGAATAAGCAAAGTTTTCAACGTCGTTTTACAGCGGCATGGCCTATTTTCTTAAAAGGCATTATGGACAGCCGAGAGTAAGTGCATAGCACCTTGGCTATTTGGAGGTATCGCAAATGACAAAACTTCAGCGTTGGCTCGTATTAGGAACGGTCTCCAGTGCACTCTTTTTGATTGTCGTTGATATGACCATTCTTTATACGGCCCTTCCAGCTTTAACACATGATTTGGCTGCAACAGCCTCTGAAAAACTATGGATTGTCAATGTGTATTCATTAATTGTTGCAGGCCTTTTACCTGCGCTGGGCTCGTTAGGGGATCGTTTTGGTCATAAGCGCCTGTTTACGTTGGGTCTTATCACCTTTGGCATAGCTTCTGTTATGGCTGCGTTCTCGCCTACACCTGAAGTGCTTATTGCATCGAGGGTTTTCCTTGCCATTGGTGCCGCGATGAGTATGCCAGCAACCTTATCGATTATTCGCTTCACGTTTACAGACGATAGAGAACGGTCTTTGGCGATTGGCATTTGGGCTTCTGTTGCGTCAGGTGGTGCAGCTCTTGGTCCGTTAATTGGTGGGCTTTTGCTGGAGCATTTTTGGTGGGGCTCTGTGTTCCTCGTCAATGTACCAGTTGTTCTCATCGCTATATTATTAACGATTCGTTTTGTTCCAAAGCAAGCAGGAGACCGAAGTACAACTTGGGATTTGATCGGTTCTGTTCAAATACTTGTAGGCCTCGTTGCGGTCGTTTTCGCTGTGAAGGAGCTCAGCAAACGAGATGGCTCGCTTTTGACGATGTTTATCGCTGCGATTATCGGCTTTATCGCGATTGTTTTGTTCATCAGAAGGCAACAAAGAATTCAGGCGCCTTTAATCGATTTGACTCTTTTTAGAAACGTCCGCTTTGTGACAGGTGTGCTTACTGCGTTAATGTCTTCCTTTACTCTGATGGGGATGCAATATGTGTTTACCCAACAACTCCAGCTAGTCGAGGGGCTTACACCGCTTCAAGCTGGCTTATTCACACTTTCTATTGCAGCGGCCTCATTTCTTTCAAGCACCTTTATTGGGGCGATCATTAATGCTTCAAATACGCTCAACATCCAATGGTTGTCTTTGATGACGGCGGGGGTAGGGATGGGAGCCTACTTGTTTGCTGCGGACAGCTCCGTGGTCATTCAGGTGGTGTGTCTTGTCATTTTTGGACTAGGGGTTGGGAGCGGAATGACGGCAGCGTCAAGCTCCATTATTAACAATGCGCCAGTTGAAAAAGCAGGCATGGCATCCTCCATTGAAGAGGTGGCTTTCGAATTAGGCGCAGCCATTGGCATTGCTATTTTAGGGAGTGTCGCATCGTTTATTTATACAGCGTCCTTTATTTTGCCAGAGGGGATTTCCAATGTCCCAGCGAATGTACGAGATAGTCTAGATGAAGCAATTCTGTCGTCGGAGCAATTGCCCGATAGTACAGCAAATGCGATTATTACTACGGGGAAAGAAGCCTTTAATCAAGCCTTTCATGCTGTCTTAATCACGGGGTCGATCCTCCTTATCGTAACAGCGCTGACGATTATCGTGTTGAGACGAAAGTTGAAACACGAGACGTCTGAAAGCCAGTACGAATAAAGCTCAGGCAGCTGACACACGTGCTTTCGTCGGTGCCTAATTCGTTACTCATTGCCATGGCAACAATGCGCCGCTTTCATTCAGCCTGTCCTAGATGACTATGGCCATACAAAAAACCGTCACGTCCAAAATTCATGGACGTGACGGTTTTTGGGTATGTTATTCGACTTTTTCTCCCGCAAGCACTTTAGGCAAATCTTCAAGTGTCCACTGCATGCCAGAGATACTGTAATCGTTCCAGCGTTCATTTGGAACGAGGAACGCTTTTCCGTTCTGTACAGCGGGAATGTCCGCCCAAACAGTATCAATCAACTGCTGATAGCGGTCATTGTCCTCAGGGTTTTGCGTCAAGATGAACAAAAAGTCGGTGTTGGCTGCATAGTCGGCAACCACTTCCTCCGAAATGCTTTGTGTATCGGTGATGGCTTCAGCTCCTTCTGGTACCTGGAACCCGACGCCATTGTCATACAGCGCTGAGAAAACAGTAGGGGCATGCTGATAGATCAGCTTGTCATAAAATTGCACCACGAGTGCACTATCCCCTTCCTCAACATAAGGGGCAATCGCTTCCTTCGTTTCTTCCACCTTCGTTGCATACTCTTCCTTCCATTGGGCAAACTCATCTTGTTTATCCAAGATCGTTGCCAAGCCTTCCATTCGCTCAAGCGGCGTGGATTTGAACTTCGTCGCATACGTTGGTGCGATTTTTTCTAAGCTATCCACCTGAGTAGGCTCCATATAGCTAGGAATAATAATTAAATCTGGGGCAAGCGCAACGAGTTGCTCTAAGTTCGCTTGATCTTGTCCAACGTTTTCAATTCCTTCGACTTTTTCTGGATTGAATTTATCCAGATAGTATCCTATAGAGGCAGTTGGCTGGACACCAAGACCCATCACTTCGCCGATTTCAGTTAAGGCAACAACGCTTTCTGGGTTTTTAGGTATGGTAACCTCGCGATCCTTCCCGTCCGTCACCGTTTGTGTCGCATCATTCTCTGTGGCTTCCTCGGTTGGATCAGCTGTTTGTGCTGAATCTGTTGAATCGCTAGTCTCCGAATCTCCAGTTCCATTGGCTCCACATGCGGCGAGCAAGAGAACAAGGAAGAGTCCGAAGAGTAGAGTGGTCTTTTTCATAAGCATCATATGCAATCTCCTTTGATAATAATTCTCATTATCATGATACAGCGTTCTATGCTAGGATGCAATAACGTTTTTTGCGAGTGCTGTTTAGGGCGTGTCTTAAAACTCGCTAAGAGGCATCTGTCACCGCCTTTTCGTCCCCTGCTGCGTTCCTTTTCCTTGACGTACGCCCGGTACGCCTGCGAAAAAGCGCCTTGCTTGGAACGAAAATTCGGCAACATTTGCTCCCTTCTGAGTTCTCAGACACGCCCTAGTGAAGTGAGGAATCTTCATCTATAATGAGCACGAACGAGGAGGTGATTGAAATGGAGCAACCTAAAAAACAACTGACATGGTGGCAATTATCTCTTCTTGGTGTCGGTTGTATTGTCGGAACAGGCTTTTTTTTAGGTTCCAGTTTGGCGATTTTAAAAACAGGAGCATCGTTTACGCTTGCTATCCTTATTGCAGCAGTAACGACGTATATTGTGTATGCCACGTTAGCAAAAATGACTGCGCAACACCCTGAGAGAGGCTCATTCAGGTCTTATGCAAAGCAGGCATTTGGCAGGTTGGCAGGCTTTAGTACGGGCTGGGTATACTGTTCGGCGGAGCTTTTAATAATGGGGAGCCAATTAACGGCGTTGAGCCTTTTTACAAAGCTTTGGTTTCCAGCTGCACCACTTTGGCTATTTGCTTTTCTCTATGGTGCGATCGGATGGCTTATCGTGTTTGCAGGGGTACGTTCCTTTGAAAAAATGGAGCATGGATTTGCTATTATAAAAATAACTGCCCTCATTTTATTTATCGGACTTTCCTGTGCAGGTTTGCTGGGGTGGCTTCCTGAAGTCTCAACTCAAGCTACTACAGACGCAGAATCGTTCTTTTTACAGGGTGGTTTAGGGTTTTGGTCTGCGCTCATCTATGCCTTTTATGCGTTTGGTGGCATCGAAATCATGGGGATCATGGCCAATGATTTAAAGCAGCCTAAGGAGGCGGCAAAAGCAGGCAAGTTGATGCTGGCTATGCTTTCTGTTCTTTATGTAGGGTCCCTCGGTCTTGTACTATACATGCGCCCTGCCAGCGTTTACTCCGAAGACGAAAGCCCTTTTGTCACAGCACTTGCCCTCTTTGACTTGCCATTTATTCCAAGTCTATTTAATGCTGCCCTAATTGCAGCGGGTTTTTCAACAATGCTCGCCTCGCTATTTGCGATCACCACCTTAGTTCAAACCTTTGCCAAAGAAGGGGACGCACCCGCATGGTTTTCTAAAGCAACGAAAAGGGGTATCCCGTTGCGATCACTTTGTTTAACGGCAGCTGGGTTATGTTGTACGGTGGGAGCGGCGCTAATTCTTCCGGAACGTATCTATGTGTACGTGACGACGGCAGCTGGCTTGATGCTGCTTTTTACTTGGGTCATGATTCTGGCTTCAGGGAAAGCTCTATTGCAGCATGTGAGTCAATGGCCAATTCGGCTCGCATTCGTCCTCATTTTGGTTGCCATAAGCGGAACTTTAAGTCATACAGAAGGGCGGGTCGGCTTCCTTATTAGTCTCGCTTTTTTGGTCTGTATCGGTTTCTTTGCCTTTCTTCGTCAGACATCGCGAGAGTAATTTAATGACGAGGATTTTTGTGATTTGTCAGAAAAAACACAGTTATTTGTTTGACAAAGAGAGGGCGAGTGGTTAAACTAACGATACGAATTATGATATGTTACTTAAACAAAGAAACCATTAAGAGCCCATTTGACGCAATGTTCAAAATGTAAGCGTTATCAACAAAAGGAGGCATTCGATGAAAAAGCTTCGCGTCATCCCTTTAGTTGTCATGTTGGCATTTCTTTGCTCCTGTTCAGTGCTCGCGAACGATGACCGTCTTGTCATTTGGAGCTTTACGGATGAAGCAGTCTATGCGGTCGATAAATTTAAAGAACAGTACCCCGATATTGATATCCGTTATGTGCAAATTCCAGGAAGCCAATATGAATCCAAGGCTCGTGCTGTTTTGCAGACCGGAGTCAACGCCCCCGATGTATTTCTTATTGAAAAGAGTGTCCTTCCAAAGCTTATTGATTTGAAGCAACTCGAAAATCTGTCAAATGCTCCATACAATGCAGAAGAAATTACAAACGAACAATATGATTATGTCGCTGCCGCATCCAAGGACGCAGATGGTAACGTTAAAGCGTTAGGCTATCAAGGCACTCCAGGAGGGATTTATTATCGTCGGGATTTGACAGAAAAATATCTCGGTACGCAAGATCCAGTAGAGATTACTAAAATGATGGCTGACTGGGAATCCGTCATGGAAGTGAGCGAATCGATTTATGAAAAAAGCGAGGGAGAAGTGTACGGCTTCACAAATTGGAACAATTTAAACACAATTCAGATTGGAAATGTGAAAAAACCTTGGGTGAAGGACGGCAAGCTCGTTATTGATCCTGCGCGCTTGGAGATTCTTGATCTTATTGATGAAGCCCATGCACGTAACGTAGTGAAGCGTATTCGTAACGGCTCTCCTGCGGGGACGGCTGCGATGCAAAATGGGACGGTTGCCTTTTTTCCTGGCGCCACTTGGGGACTACAATATACGTTTAAAAATAACGCACCTGACACAGAAGGAAAATGGGGGCTGGCAAGTCCACCACATGCGTTTAGTGCAGGTGGGACGTTCTTGGCGATGTACAGTGGGAGTGAGAAAAAGGAGAACGCCTGGAAGTTTATTAAGTTTTACGCAGGGGATGACCAATTTTTGAAGCAGTTGGCAACCGATCAAGAATATTTTGTGAGCAATCGCGAGGTGAATGCGTATATGGCAGAAAAAACAAACGCTACGGGGTCACCTTTCTTAGCTGGGCAAAATTACTTTGAATTTTTTGCGAATGAAGGCGATCGCGTTTATCCATTGGAGGAAACGAAATACGATTCTACCATCTCGCCGATCTTCACTGATACTGTTCAACTTTATGTGGATGGTTCCATTCAAACACACGAGGATGTTGTGAAGCGGTTCAAACGAGACGTGAAGCTTTATTATCCAGATCTCGATGTTGAGGGGGCAGGGGAATGAAGACGCTGAGCGGATTGAAAAAAGATCATTATGGCTATTATTTTATCGCACCATTTTTTATCATTTTCGCGATATTTGGGCTGTATCCGATGATCTATTCGTTTTACTTGAGCCTTACTCAATGGGATGGACTTCGTGACCCAGTGTTCGTTGGTCTGCAAAACTACGGCTATATTCTCGTTGACCCGATTTTCTACAAAGCTTTGTTTAATACAATGTTTATCTGGATCATCTCGGTCATTCCTCAGCTCACCGTTAGTCTCGTGCTCGCCGTCATCTTGAATGAAGCATTTCTAAAAGGGAAGAACATGTTTCGTGCCGTTTTCTTTTTCCCGAATATTGTTACGGCTGCTTCCCTTGGACTGCTCGT is a window from the Aureibacillus halotolerans genome containing:
- a CDS encoding fatty acid desaturase, which codes for MASERSALTKAVAAFAKPRTKSSIWQMINTILPFLVLWYLAYQSLAISYWLTLGICVVAAGFFVRIFILFHDCCHYAFFKQRRVNAIVGTVTGIITFFPYRGWQRDHSVHHATSSNLDQRGTGDIWVLTVDEYIQSSFIKRFGYRLYRNPIIMFGLGPIVSFLIMNRINKKGTKWRVRSSTYLTNAAMVVVVTILCLTIGWKAFLLVHGPIFYIAGVIGIWLFYVQHQFEDTYFEKEDKWSYVKAAVEGSSYYKLPKILQWVTGNIGFHHIHHLSPRVPNYFLEKAHNHIPALQHVTTITLRTSLQSLRFRLWDQSQNRFVGFRDIKHLLKPRTNSPL
- a CDS encoding TetR/AcrR family transcriptional regulator, coding for MTADQILKVAQDHFARNGYEGATLSAIAKDVGIKKPSLYAHFSGKEDIFLHVIKKVFQRESNLLKTYLADIEKPMDEHLHGLLEQQQTKFENSSEFTFLLRMSYFPPQSLLEEVFDLIDPFFASFEQYLVTYFDVMRQRNDIKQTRPVDAAAAFLTLYDGLTIELVYGVNKQSFQRRFTAAWPIFLKGIMDSRE
- a CDS encoding MFS transporter, whose product is MTKLQRWLVLGTVSSALFLIVVDMTILYTALPALTHDLAATASEKLWIVNVYSLIVAGLLPALGSLGDRFGHKRLFTLGLITFGIASVMAAFSPTPEVLIASRVFLAIGAAMSMPATLSIIRFTFTDDRERSLAIGIWASVASGGAALGPLIGGLLLEHFWWGSVFLVNVPVVLIAILLTIRFVPKQAGDRSTTWDLIGSVQILVGLVAVVFAVKELSKRDGSLLTMFIAAIIGFIAIVLFIRRQQRIQAPLIDLTLFRNVRFVTGVLTALMSSFTLMGMQYVFTQQLQLVEGLTPLQAGLFTLSIAAASFLSSTFIGAIINASNTLNIQWLSLMTAGVGMGAYLFAADSSVVIQVVCLVIFGLGVGSGMTAASSSIINNAPVEKAGMASSIEEVAFELGAAIGIAILGSVASFIYTASFILPEGISNVPANVRDSLDEAILSSEQLPDSTANAIITTGKEAFNQAFHAVLITGSILLIVTALTIIVLRRKLKHETSESQYE
- a CDS encoding ABC transporter substrate-binding protein, which translates into the protein MMLMKKTTLLFGLFLVLLLAACGANGTGDSETSDSTDSAQTADPTEEATENDATQTVTDGKDREVTIPKNPESVVALTEIGEVMGLGVQPTASIGYYLDKFNPEKVEGIENVGQDQANLEQLVALAPDLIIIPSYMEPTQVDSLEKIAPTYATKFKSTPLERMEGLATILDKQDEFAQWKEEYATKVEETKEAIAPYVEEGDSALVVQFYDKLIYQHAPTVFSALYDNGVGFQVPEGAEAITDTQSISEEVVADYAANTDFLFILTQNPEDNDRYQQLIDTVWADIPAVQNGKAFLVPNERWNDYSISGMQWTLEDLPKVLAGEKVE
- a CDS encoding amino acid permease, which produces MEQPKKQLTWWQLSLLGVGCIVGTGFFLGSSLAILKTGASFTLAILIAAVTTYIVYATLAKMTAQHPERGSFRSYAKQAFGRLAGFSTGWVYCSAELLIMGSQLTALSLFTKLWFPAAPLWLFAFLYGAIGWLIVFAGVRSFEKMEHGFAIIKITALILFIGLSCAGLLGWLPEVSTQATTDAESFFLQGGLGFWSALIYAFYAFGGIEIMGIMANDLKQPKEAAKAGKLMLAMLSVLYVGSLGLVLYMRPASVYSEDESPFVTALALFDLPFIPSLFNAALIAAGFSTMLASLFAITTLVQTFAKEGDAPAWFSKATKRGIPLRSLCLTAAGLCCTVGAALILPERIYVYVTTAAGLMLLFTWVMILASGKALLQHVSQWPIRLAFVLILVAISGTLSHTEGRVGFLISLAFLVCIGFFAFLRQTSRE
- a CDS encoding ABC transporter substrate-binding protein, whose amino-acid sequence is MKKLRVIPLVVMLAFLCSCSVLANDDRLVIWSFTDEAVYAVDKFKEQYPDIDIRYVQIPGSQYESKARAVLQTGVNAPDVFLIEKSVLPKLIDLKQLENLSNAPYNAEEITNEQYDYVAAASKDADGNVKALGYQGTPGGIYYRRDLTEKYLGTQDPVEITKMMADWESVMEVSESIYEKSEGEVYGFTNWNNLNTIQIGNVKKPWVKDGKLVIDPARLEILDLIDEAHARNVVKRIRNGSPAGTAAMQNGTVAFFPGATWGLQYTFKNNAPDTEGKWGLASPPHAFSAGGTFLAMYSGSEKKENAWKFIKFYAGDDQFLKQLATDQEYFVSNREVNAYMAEKTNATGSPFLAGQNYFEFFANEGDRVYPLEETKYDSTISPIFTDTVQLYVDGSIQTHEDVVKRFKRDVKLYYPDLDVEGAGE